One segment of Chryseobacterium turcicum DNA contains the following:
- a CDS encoding OmpA family protein, whose amino-acid sequence MKNLKLGISALALTVASTVFAQTTNNPWMIGVGAHAENHTAQRGTFSNTFSATNLTKNMFNMNNFSVTPPLSKLTVARNIGKGLVIDWQTSVGNVENKGLGMGKEFMLMTGLGFQAKAAGLIWDEESWFDPYLRVGANYLRHDYTALAFPRQTFINGNPAEMTGIDGTAQNGKANHFMVATGAGVNFWLTKNFGLGVQGDYVSSPTDKASYANFWQASASLNFRFGNRDRDKDGILDKDDLCPDTPGLPEFQGCPDTDGDGVPDKDDQCPDVAGPVENGGCPWPDTDGDGIIDKDDACPTVAGPAENNGCPWPDTDGDGILDKDDACPTVPGVPEFNGCPPPVIIVPIEETITREFKDLLFDFNKATIRKESNGKLDTAAKIIKDAPAQNFVIVGMTDKKGSDLYNLNLSKQRAASVVAALEARGVNPSVLKSIGIGEQDAKVPETASDAERQADRKVIVRAVSGSEWDTMKKNDITVSKPAKKKAPAKKKK is encoded by the coding sequence ATGAAAAATCTAAAATTAGGAATTTCAGCATTGGCGCTTACAGTTGCCTCTACTGTTTTCGCTCAGACTACCAACAATCCGTGGATGATCGGGGTTGGTGCTCATGCGGAAAACCATACAGCACAGCGTGGTACTTTTAGTAATACGTTTTCTGCTACTAATTTGACGAAGAATATGTTCAATATGAACAATTTTTCTGTTACACCACCACTTTCTAAATTAACAGTTGCTAGAAACATTGGTAAAGGTTTAGTTATTGACTGGCAAACTTCTGTTGGAAATGTTGAGAACAAAGGACTTGGCATGGGTAAAGAATTCATGCTAATGACTGGTCTTGGTTTCCAAGCTAAAGCTGCTGGTTTAATTTGGGACGAAGAGTCTTGGTTTGATCCTTACTTGAGAGTAGGTGCAAACTATTTGAGACATGATTACACTGCTCTTGCTTTCCCAAGACAAACTTTCATCAATGGAAACCCTGCGGAAATGACTGGTATCGACGGGACAGCTCAAAATGGTAAAGCTAATCACTTTATGGTAGCTACTGGTGCTGGTGTTAACTTCTGGTTAACTAAGAACTTCGGTTTAGGTGTTCAAGGAGATTATGTTTCTAGCCCTACTGATAAAGCGAGTTATGCTAACTTTTGGCAAGCTTCTGCTTCTTTGAACTTTAGATTCGGAAACAGAGATAGAGACAAGGACGGTATCTTAGATAAAGACGATTTATGTCCAGATACACCAGGTTTACCAGAATTCCAAGGATGTCCTGATACTGACGGTGATGGAGTTCCAGATAAAGACGATCAATGTCCAGATGTTGCTGGTCCAGTTGAAAACGGTGGTTGTCCTTGGCCAGATACTGATGGTGATGGTATTATTGACAAAGATGATGCTTGTCCTACAGTTGCAGGTCCTGCAGAAAACAACGGTTGCCCTTGGCCAGATACAGATGGTGATGGTATCTTAGATAAAGATGATGCATGTCCTACAGTTCCTGGAGTTCCAGAATTCAACGGATGTCCTCCTCCAGTAATTATAGTTCCAATTGAAGAAACTATCACAAGAGAATTCAAAGATCTATTATTTGACTTCAACAAAGCTACAATCAGAAAAGAGTCTAATGGTAAATTAGATACTGCTGCGAAAATCATTAAAGATGCTCCAGCTCAAAACTTTGTGATTGTTGGTATGACTGACAAAAAAGGTAGCGATCTTTATAACTTAAACCTTTCTAAGCAAAGAGCTGCTTCAGTAGTTGCTGCTTTAGAAGCTAGAGGTGTAAACCCATCAGTATTGAAATCTATCGGTATTGGTGAGCAAGATGCTAAAGTTCCAGAAACTGCTTCTGATGCTGAAAGACAAGCAGACAGAAAAGTTATTGTAAGAGCTGTATCAGGTTCTGAATGGGATACCATGAAGAAAAATGATATCACAGTTTCTAAGCCAGCTAAGAAAAAAGCTCCAGCTAAAAAGAAAAAATAA